One genomic segment of Scylla paramamosain isolate STU-SP2022 chromosome 11, ASM3559412v1, whole genome shotgun sequence includes these proteins:
- the LOC135104874 gene encoding uncharacterized protein LOC135104874 encodes MAEGGCTGVLVSSGRGHDTRCLKTIPLVSMSQKSKSSTAKAKGARCIRQLREVRLEQNAPLVPKHLAEAHIDDEEEMDQTSTMQSLKMRLANLAAEFLAAETDAGGLCGASTSTTTIGGGGGWDGASCSQGPATVRSEREIEEAVETLQSLRTRLLSLKADITEDEDLSGRATTPCGSGGSQSPPAIPKASENTSTRKHNSLLNSRCGAEGNQRGETMDAQPQRGQAAGWSTVGHHAASPVTWLGRTTRPNDVFWNLSEQ; translated from the coding sequence ATGGCGGAGGGAGGGTGCACGGGTGTCCTGGTGAGCAGTGGCAGGGGGCACGACACGCGCTGCCTAAAGACAATTCCCTTAGTGAGCATGTCGCAGAAGTCAAAGAGCAGCACCGCCAAGGCCAAGGGCGCGCGGTGCATCAGACAGCTGCGGGAGGTCAGGTTGGAGCAGAACGCCCCGCTGGTCCCGAAGCATCTGGCTGAAGCACACatagatgatgaagaagagatggaccAAACATCGACAATGCAGAGCCTCAAGATGCGTCTGGCGAACCTGGCGGCGGAATTCCTGGCCGCTGAGACAGACGCAGGGGGATTGTGTGGCGCCTCCACCAGCACTACGACGataggcggtggcggtggttggGATGGTGCAAGCTGCAGCCAAGGCCCCGCCACGGtacgcagtgagagagagatcgaAGAAGCAGTGGAGACGCTGCAGAGCCTCAGGACTCGCCTGCTGAGTCTCAAGGCAGATATCACAGAGGATGAAGACCTCAGCGGCAGGGCGACGACGccttgtggtagtggtggcagccAGTCACCACCCGCAATACCCAAAGCGTCGGAGAACACGTCAACACGGAAACACAACTCCCTCCTCAACTCACGGTGCGGTGCTGAGGGTAACCAACGTGGTGAGACGATGGATgcgcagccacaacgagggcaGGCTGCGGGGTGGTCCACGGTGGGACATCATGCAGCCTCCCCAGTGACATGGCTGGGCAGAACTACGCGCCCCAACGATGTCTTCTGGAACTTGAGTGAACAATAG